One genomic region from candidate division TA06 bacterium encodes:
- a CDS encoding integration host factor subunit beta: MTKTKADLVEYVATSTGFTKRDTAVIVDAFLNALCKALEDNHRVEIRGLGVFKNKQRKPRVARNPKTGSPVHVPSRLVPTFKPSRLLKARVV; the protein is encoded by the coding sequence ATGACGAAGACGAAAGCGGATCTGGTGGAGTATGTTGCCACTTCAACCGGATTTACAAAAAGGGACACGGCAGTCATCGTAGATGCATTCTTGAACGCATTGTGTAAAGCCCTTGAAGATAACCACAGGGTGGAGATAAGGGGGCTGGGAGTATTCAAGAACAAACAGAGGAAGCCCAGAGTTGCCAGGAATCCGAAGACTGGGTCTCCAGTTCATGTACCCTCAAGGTTGGTTCCGACGTTTAAGCCGTCGAGACTCCTTAAGGCAAGGGTTGTATAG
- a CDS encoding zinc ribbon domain-containing protein, producing the protein MPIYEYLCCECGKKMEFLIFTEKDLKSLGCKGCRSRKLKRLFSTFRVRGDSSGDSCSSCSADTCEGCGR; encoded by the coding sequence ATGCCCATATATGAGTACTTGTGTTGCGAGTGCGGAAAGAAGATGGAGTTTTTGATCTTTACAGAAAAGGACTTGAAAAGCCTCGGATGTAAGGGGTGTAGGTCCAGAAAACTCAAGAGATTATTCTCCACCTTTAGGGTGCGGGGGGATTCTTCAGGCGACTCATGTAGCAGCTGTTCCGCAGACACGTGCGAGGGTTGTGGGCGTTAG